A single region of the Pseudomonas mandelii genome encodes:
- a CDS encoding DUF3833 domain-containing protein, protein MLKNLLLVLCVCLAGCSVDVQHYSEQNPKLDLPGFFVGRVDGWGMFQKRSGEVVKRFHVLINSRMDGQNLIMHEAFTYSDGTKQTRVWTLYPDGPGRWRGTAGDVVGESRGEVAGNALHWRYELSLPVDDKVYQVHFDDWMYLLDENTMANRSAMTKFGVELGQVTLFFRRHGA, encoded by the coding sequence ATGTTGAAAAATCTGCTGCTGGTGTTGTGCGTCTGCCTGGCGGGTTGCAGCGTCGATGTGCAGCATTACAGCGAGCAAAACCCCAAGCTCGATCTACCCGGGTTCTTCGTCGGCCGAGTGGATGGCTGGGGAATGTTCCAGAAGCGCTCGGGCGAGGTGGTCAAACGCTTTCATGTGCTGATCAACAGCCGAATGGACGGTCAGAACCTGATCATGCATGAAGCCTTTACCTACAGCGACGGCACGAAGCAGACCCGTGTCTGGACGTTGTACCCGGACGGCCCTGGCCGTTGGCGCGGTACGGCCGGCGATGTGGTCGGCGAGTCTCGCGGTGAGGTCGCCGGCAACGCGCTGCACTGGCGCTATGAACTGAGCCTGCCGGTGGACGACAAGGTCTACCAGGTGCATTTCGACGACTGGATGTACTTGCTGGACGAAAACACCATGGCCAATCGCTCCGCCATGACCAAGTTTGGTGTTGAATTGGGCCAGGTGACCTTGTTCTTCCGCCGCCACGGCGCCTGA
- a CDS encoding Nramp family divalent metal transporter has protein sequence MKFSLPKVGTAPFCPPEVAGSVAVDPNASFFKRMLRFAGPGLLVSIGYMDPGNWATAIEAGSRFGYSLLFVVLLASLAGMVVQCLCSRLGIATGRDLAQLSRERYSTRTARTQWVLAEISIIATDLAEVLGCALAFHLLLGCSLTVGIALTAFDTLLVLALQNRGFRRLEAIMLVLVSTIGVCFFVELLLIKPYWPDVARGFTPSLSAIGDAAPLYLAIGILGATVMPHNLYLHTSIVQTRMIGKDLASKRDAVKLARIDTIGSLALALLVNAAILILAAAAFHQSGHTDVVDIQDAYHLLDPLVGGALASVLFGVALLASGQSSTFTGTIAGQVIMEGYLNLRIPCWQRRLITRGLALIPAFIGVWLMGDNAIGKLLVLSQVVLSLQLPFALYPLIRMTNDHKLMGPFVNRWPTRVLAWGLFGVISGANSWLILQFLG, from the coding sequence GTGAAATTCAGTTTGCCCAAGGTTGGCACTGCGCCATTTTGCCCGCCGGAAGTGGCGGGCAGCGTTGCAGTTGATCCCAACGCTTCATTTTTCAAACGCATGCTGCGCTTTGCCGGTCCTGGCTTGCTGGTGTCCATCGGCTACATGGACCCGGGCAACTGGGCGACCGCCATCGAGGCCGGTTCGCGTTTTGGTTACAGTCTGTTGTTCGTGGTGCTGCTGGCGAGTCTGGCGGGGATGGTGGTGCAGTGTCTGTGTTCGCGCCTGGGCATCGCCACCGGCCGCGATCTGGCGCAGCTGTCCCGGGAGCGCTACAGCACACGGACCGCGCGGACTCAATGGGTGCTGGCGGAAATCTCGATCATCGCCACCGATCTGGCGGAAGTGCTCGGTTGCGCGCTGGCCTTCCACTTGCTCCTGGGTTGTTCGCTGACTGTCGGCATCGCGCTGACCGCGTTTGACACGCTGCTGGTGCTGGCCCTGCAAAACCGTGGTTTCCGCCGCCTGGAAGCGATCATGCTGGTGCTGGTGAGCACCATCGGCGTGTGCTTCTTCGTCGAGTTGCTGCTGATCAAGCCGTACTGGCCGGACGTCGCCCGTGGGTTTACGCCGTCCCTTTCAGCCATTGGCGATGCCGCGCCGCTGTACCTGGCCATTGGCATCCTCGGGGCCACGGTGATGCCGCATAACTTGTACCTGCACACCTCGATCGTACAGACCCGAATGATCGGCAAGGACCTGGCCAGCAAGCGGGACGCGGTCAAACTGGCGCGGATCGATACCATTGGCTCTCTGGCGTTGGCGCTGCTGGTCAATGCGGCGATCCTGATCCTCGCCGCGGCGGCCTTTCATCAGAGCGGGCATACCGATGTGGTGGACATCCAGGACGCCTATCACTTGCTCGACCCGCTGGTGGGCGGCGCCTTGGCCAGTGTGTTGTTCGGGGTGGCCTTGCTGGCGTCCGGGCAGAGTTCGACGTTTACCGGGACCATCGCGGGGCAGGTGATCATGGAGGGTTATCTGAACCTGCGGATCCCGTGCTGGCAACGACGGCTGATTACCCGGGGGCTGGCGTTGATCCCGGCGTTCATCGGCGTCTGGCTGATGGGTGACAATGCGATCGGCAAGTTGCTGGTGTTGAGTCAGGTGGTGTTGAGTCTGCAGTTGCCGTTTGCGTTGTACCCGCTGATTCGCATGACCAACGATCACAAATTGATGGGACCGTTTGTGAATCGCTGGCCGACGCGGGTGTTGGCGTGGGGGTTGTTTGGGGTGATCAGTGGGGCGAATAGCTGGTTGATCTTGCAATTTTTGGGGTGA
- a CDS encoding acetyl-CoA C-acetyltransferase codes for MQDVVIVAATRTAIGSFQGSLANVSAVDLGAAVIRQLLAQTGLDVAEVDEVIMGQVLTAGAGQNPARQSAIKAGLPFTVPAMTLNKVCGSGLKALHLATQAIRCGDAEVIIAGGQENMSLSNYVMPGARTGLRMGHAQIVDTMISDGLWDAFNDYHMGITAENLADKYNLTREQQDAFAAASQQKATAAIEAGRFVDEITPILIPQRKGDPLSFATDEQPRAGTTAEALGKLKPAFKKDGSVTAGNASSLNDGAAAVILMSADKAKALGLPVLAKIAAYANAGVDPAIMGIGPVSATRRCLSKAGWSIDQLDLVEANEAFAAQSLAVAKDLEWDLNKVNVNGGAIALGHPIGASGCRVLVTLLHEMIKRDAKKGLATLCIGGGQGVALAIERA; via the coding sequence ATGCAAGACGTCGTTATTGTTGCCGCCACCCGAACCGCCATCGGCAGTTTCCAGGGCTCGCTGGCCAATGTGTCCGCCGTTGACCTCGGTGCCGCGGTGATCCGTCAGCTGCTGGCGCAAACCGGCCTGGACGTTGCTGAAGTCGATGAAGTGATCATGGGCCAGGTGTTGACCGCCGGTGCCGGGCAGAACCCGGCGCGCCAGTCCGCGATCAAGGCCGGCCTGCCGTTTACCGTGCCGGCGATGACCCTGAACAAGGTCTGCGGCTCGGGTTTGAAAGCCTTGCACCTGGCCACTCAGGCGATCCGCTGCGGCGACGCCGAGGTGATCATTGCCGGCGGCCAGGAAAACATGAGCCTGTCCAACTACGTCATGCCCGGAGCCCGCACTGGCCTGCGCATGGGGCACGCGCAAATCGTCGACACCATGATCAGCGACGGCCTGTGGGATGCGTTCAACGATTACCACATGGGCATCACCGCCGAGAACCTGGCGGACAAGTACAACCTGACCCGCGAGCAACAGGACGCCTTCGCCGCGGCCTCGCAGCAGAAAGCCACAGCTGCCATCGAAGCCGGGCGTTTTGTCGATGAGATCACACCGATCCTGATCCCGCAGCGCAAGGGCGATCCGCTGTCCTTTGCCACCGATGAACAACCGCGTGCCGGCACCACCGCTGAAGCGCTGGGCAAACTGAAACCGGCCTTCAAGAAGGACGGTTCGGTGACTGCCGGTAACGCCTCGTCCCTGAACGACGGTGCCGCCGCCGTGATCCTGATGAGCGCCGACAAAGCCAAGGCCCTGGGTCTTCCAGTGCTGGCGAAAATCGCCGCTTACGCCAACGCGGGCGTCGACCCGGCAATCATGGGCATCGGCCCGGTCTCGGCCACGCGCCGTTGCCTGAGCAAGGCTGGCTGGTCCATCGACCAATTGGACCTGGTCGAGGCCAACGAAGCCTTCGCCGCGCAATCCCTGGCGGTGGCCAAGGATCTGGAATGGGACTTGAACAAGGTCAACGTCAACGGCGGCGCCATCGCCCTCGGTCACCCGATCGGTGCGTCGGGCTGCCGGGTGCTGGTGACCCTGCTGCACGAAATGATCAAGCGCGACGCCAAGAAAGGCCTCGCCACCTTGTGCATTGGTGGTGGTCAGGGCGTGGCTTTGGCGATCGAACGGGCGTAA
- a CDS encoding CoA transferase subunit B, which produces MALSREQMAQRVAREMQDGFYVNLGIGIPTLVANYIPEGMEVMLQSENGLLGMGPFPTEETIDADMINAGKQTVTARIGASIFSSAESFAMIRGGHVDLTVLGAFEVDVQGNIASWMIPGKLVKGMGGAMDLVAGADNIIVIMTHASKDGESKLLSKCSLPLTGAGCIKRVLTDLAYLEIENGAFILKERAPGVSVEEIVAKTAGKLIVPDHVPEMQFAAQ; this is translated from the coding sequence ATGGCACTTTCCCGCGAACAAATGGCTCAACGCGTCGCCCGCGAAATGCAGGACGGCTTTTACGTGAACCTGGGCATCGGCATTCCGACCCTCGTTGCCAACTACATCCCTGAAGGCATGGAAGTCATGCTGCAGTCGGAAAACGGCCTGCTCGGCATGGGCCCCTTTCCTACTGAAGAAACCATCGATGCCGACATGATCAACGCCGGCAAACAAACGGTGACCGCGCGTATCGGCGCGTCGATCTTTTCCTCGGCCGAGTCCTTCGCGATGATTCGCGGGGGTCATGTCGACCTGACCGTGCTGGGCGCCTTTGAAGTCGACGTGCAAGGCAACATCGCCTCGTGGATGATCCCCGGCAAACTGGTCAAGGGCATGGGCGGCGCCATGGACCTGGTGGCCGGCGCGGACAACATCATCGTCATCATGACCCACGCGTCCAAGGACGGTGAGTCCAAGCTTCTGTCCAAATGCAGCCTGCCGCTGACCGGCGCCGGGTGCATCAAGCGTGTGCTGACCGACCTGGCTTACCTTGAAATCGAAAATGGCGCGTTCATTCTCAAAGAACGTGCGCCGGGCGTCAGCGTCGAAGAGATTGTCGCCAAGACCGCCGGTAAACTGATCGTGCCGGATCACGTTCCGGAAATGCAGTTCGCTGCCCAGTGA
- a CDS encoding CoA transferase subunit A: MAGFDKRVSSYEEALAGLEDGMTVIAGGFGLCGIPENLIAEIKRKGTRDLTVVSNNCGVDGFGLGVLLEDRQIRKVVASYVGENKLFEDQLLKGEIEVVLTPQGTLAEKMRAGGAGIPAFFTATGVGTPVADGKEVREFHGRKYLMEESITGDFAIVKGWKADHFGNVIYRHTAQNFNPLAATAGKITVVEVEEIVEPGELEPSQIHTPGIYVDRVICGTFEKRIEQRTVRK, encoded by the coding sequence ATGGCAGGTTTCGACAAGCGCGTGAGTTCCTATGAGGAAGCTCTGGCAGGTCTTGAAGACGGCATGACCGTGATCGCCGGCGGCTTCGGCCTGTGCGGGATCCCGGAAAACCTGATCGCCGAGATCAAGCGCAAGGGCACCCGTGACCTCACCGTGGTTTCCAACAATTGCGGCGTCGACGGTTTCGGCCTCGGCGTGTTGCTGGAAGACCGGCAGATTCGCAAAGTGGTGGCCTCCTACGTCGGTGAGAACAAACTGTTCGAAGACCAACTGCTCAAAGGCGAAATCGAAGTCGTCCTGACCCCGCAAGGCACCCTCGCCGAAAAAATGCGCGCTGGCGGTGCCGGCATCCCCGCTTTCTTCACCGCCACCGGCGTTGGCACTCCGGTTGCCGATGGCAAGGAAGTGCGCGAATTCCATGGCCGCAAGTACCTGATGGAAGAATCCATCACCGGTGATTTCGCCATCGTCAAAGGCTGGAAAGCCGACCACTTCGGCAACGTGATCTATCGCCACACCGCCCAGAACTTCAACCCGCTGGCCGCCACTGCCGGCAAGATCACCGTGGTCGAAGTCGAAGAAATCGTCGAACCCGGCGAGCTGGAACCGTCGCAGATCCACACCCCTGGCATCTACGTCGACCGAGTCATTTGCGGCACGTTCGAGAAGCGCATCGAACAGCGCACCGTGCGTAAGTGA
- a CDS encoding LysR family transcriptional regulator: MTVKQIRAFLAVAQSLSFAVACERLHLSQSALSLTIKALEEGLGGRLFTRNTRNVALTAEGESLVPLARRLIADWDNAEDELRQRFTLQRGRVTLAAMPSFAGNLLPPILKTFRARYPKVNVTVNDVINEQVLEMVRDRQVELGVAFEPSQSSSLAFTPLYMDRFVAVVPDDSPLAQRHDIDWQTLLKEPFITLQRPSTVRVMLEEHLQARGMKLPVEFESHQLATVGRMVASGLGVSAVPALCAGQMRELGARCITLRDPVVERAIGVLTKPGVELSAAAQALFDILKAENLGERVSMP, from the coding sequence ATGACAGTCAAGCAGATCCGCGCATTCCTGGCCGTGGCCCAGAGCCTGAGTTTCGCCGTGGCCTGCGAGCGGTTGCACCTGTCGCAATCGGCCTTGAGCCTGACCATCAAAGCCCTGGAGGAGGGGCTGGGCGGCCGGCTATTCACCCGCAACACACGGAATGTGGCGTTGACGGCGGAAGGCGAATCCCTGGTGCCCCTCGCTCGCCGGTTGATTGCGGATTGGGACAACGCCGAGGATGAACTGCGCCAGCGTTTCACCCTCCAGCGCGGGCGCGTGACCCTGGCGGCAATGCCGTCGTTTGCCGGCAATCTGCTGCCGCCGATCCTCAAGACTTTTCGCGCCCGTTATCCCAAGGTCAACGTCACGGTGAACGACGTGATCAACGAGCAAGTGCTGGAAATGGTGCGCGACCGGCAGGTGGAGCTGGGGGTGGCGTTTGAGCCGTCGCAGAGTTCATCGCTGGCATTCACGCCGTTGTATATGGACCGTTTCGTTGCCGTGGTACCGGACGACTCTCCCTTGGCGCAACGGCACGACATTGATTGGCAGACGTTGCTCAAGGAACCGTTCATTACCTTGCAGCGTCCGTCGACGGTACGGGTGATGCTGGAAGAACACTTGCAGGCCCGGGGGATGAAATTGCCGGTGGAGTTTGAAAGCCATCAGTTGGCGACAGTCGGAAGGATGGTGGCCAGCGGATTGGGCGTCAGCGCCGTGCCAGCCCTGTGCGCCGGGCAGATGCGCGAGTTGGGCGCACGGTGCATTACCTTGCGCGACCCGGTGGTGGAGCGGGCGATCGGGGTGCTGACCAAGCCAGGAGTGGAACTGTCGGCGGCGGCGCAGGCGTTGTTCGATATCCTCAAAGCCGAGAATCTGGGTGAGCGAGTGTCCATGCCCTGA
- a CDS encoding NAD-dependent protein deacetylase — translation MLDRRIREQLDRLQQLMAEQPFMVLTGAGISTPSGIPDYRDNQGVRRGRQPMMYQEFLSAPESRRRYWARAMLGWPRVRQAQPNVAHEALASLQSSRQISGLITQNVDTLHDQAGSHDVIELHGSLNRVLCLDCGQRSERDSIQHLMEAQNPYLAGVDAVQAPDGDTLLDPAFEARFQVPHCPHCAGERMKPDVVFFGENVAQVTAAKAMAAVEQAAGLLVVGSSLMAYSAFRLCRVVADQGKPLMAVNLGKTRADDLLDMKIEASCEQLLPLLAQHLSPSSP, via the coding sequence ATGCTTGACCGCCGCATCCGCGAACAACTCGACCGGCTCCAGCAGCTGATGGCCGAGCAGCCGTTCATGGTCCTGACCGGCGCCGGCATCAGCACCCCGTCGGGCATTCCAGACTACCGCGACAACCAGGGCGTTCGGCGTGGCCGGCAACCGATGATGTATCAGGAGTTCCTGTCGGCCCCGGAATCACGGCGCCGCTATTGGGCGCGGGCGATGCTCGGCTGGCCGCGCGTGCGCCAGGCTCAACCGAACGTGGCCCACGAAGCCCTGGCCAGTCTGCAAAGCAGCCGGCAGATCAGCGGGCTGATCACTCAGAACGTCGACACCTTGCACGATCAGGCCGGCAGCCATGATGTGATCGAACTTCACGGCAGCTTGAACCGGGTGCTGTGCCTGGACTGCGGACAGCGCAGCGAGCGGGATTCGATCCAGCACCTGATGGAGGCGCAGAATCCCTATCTGGCCGGGGTCGATGCGGTGCAGGCGCCGGACGGCGACACGTTGCTGGATCCGGCGTTCGAGGCGCGGTTCCAGGTGCCGCACTGCCCGCATTGCGCGGGTGAGCGGATGAAGCCGGACGTGGTGTTTTTTGGCGAGAACGTCGCGCAGGTGACGGCGGCCAAGGCCATGGCAGCGGTGGAACAGGCGGCGGGATTGTTGGTGGTGGGCTCTTCGTTGATGGCGTATTCGGCGTTTCGCTTGTGCCGGGTGGTGGCGGATCAAGGCAAGCCGTTGATGGCGGTCAATCTGGGCAAGACCCGGGCAGATGACCTCCTGGATATGAAGATTGAGGCCTCGTGCGAACAGCTGTTGCCCTTGCTGGCACAGCACCTCTCCCCCTCATCACCCTAA